The region ACAAGACCAAGTAGAGCTTTTAATTCACCACCTGTAATGATGGGAGAGACCATTGACTGATTATGCATATGATGATAAACAATAGCAGAACATATTGTTCTTATTTCAGCATCTGTTTGAATATGAACAATTCGAGGCCACTTTTTCCCATTTGGCAAAATAGGTGTCTTTCTCTTTAATTTATTTGTATTATAAAAATCAAAGTGGATGTAGTAACGGGCAAAATTTTCATCTCCTTCTGTATATATATTGAAATTTTCCCCAGGATACACAAGAAGCACATCCCCTTTTTCAAGGTGATATTCGGCATCATCTACAACTAATGTTCCTCTTCCTGATGCAACAAAATGGAGATCATGGTCAGAGCAAACCTGTGTTTTTTTGCTTTTTTCAACAAATCCTGGTGGAGAACTGGTTTTTCCTGCAGAATTCACCACAGGAGAAATATTACTAAGGTCTTTAGTCATATTAGCTATTCTGTCATGTTCTTTATGACTTCATCTCCAAACTCAGAGCATTTAAGAAGCTTTGCTCCATTCATCAATCTTTCAAAATCATATGTAACTTTTTTGCTTAAGATTGCCTTACTTATTCCTTCAGTAATAAGATTCGCAGCCTCCTCCCATCCAATATATCTAAACATCATCTCTCCAGACAATATCAATGAGCCGGGGTTTACCTTATCCATACCTCTATACTTGGGCGCTGTGCCATGAGTTGCCTCAAATATTGCATGACCGGTTTCATAGTTGATATTTCCGCCGGGTGATATTCCGATGCCTCCTACCTGTGCAGCTATCGCGTCTGAAATGTAATCTCCATTGAGATTCATTGTAGCTATTACATCGAATTCGTCTGTTCTTGTTAATATTTGCTGTAAGAAAATATCAGCAATGGTATCTTTTATTAAGATTTTTCCCCGAGGAACGCTTCCTTTACATTCGTTCCATGATATAACTTCTTCTGAAAACTCATCCTTTGCCAGCTCATATCCCCAGTTTCTAAATGCACCCTCTGTATATTTCTGAATATTGCCTTTATGAACAAGAGTTACGCTTTTTCTTTTATTCTTTATAGCATGCTTTATTGCTGCTCTTATTAATCTTTTACTTCCAGTCTCACTTATGGGTTTCAGGCCTATGCCAGAGTCTTCCCTAATGTGCCATCCAAAAGAATCTTTGCAAAAGCTGATAAGCTTCTTTACATCTTCTGAATATGCTTGTAGTTCTAGGCCTGCATAGACATCCTCTGTGTTTTCCCGAAAGATAATTACATCAACCTTCTCTGGATGCTTGACCGGGCTCGGGACACCTTCGAGCCATCTTACTGGTCGCAGACAAACGTATAGATCCAATAATTTTCTAAGAGTTACATTTAGACTTTTAAAGCCGCCGCCAACAGGCGTTGTTAGAGGACCTTTTATGCCTACCAGATATTTTTTGAAAGCATTAACTGTTTGTTCAGGTAGCCATTCTTTTGTTTTTTTATATGCTTTTTCTCCTGCAAATATTTCTTTCCATACAATTTTTCTCTTGCCTTTATATGCCTTCTCAACCGCAGCGTTAAATACTCTTACCGAAGCTCGCCAGATATCAGGACCAGTTCCATCTCCCTCAATA is a window of bacterium DNA encoding:
- a CDS encoding AraC family transcriptional regulator codes for the protein MTKDLSNISPVVNSAGKTSSPPGFVEKSKKTQVCSDHDLHFVASGRGTLVVDDAEYHLEKGDVLLVYPGENFNIYTEGDENFARYYIHFDFYNTNKLKRKTPILPNGKKWPRIVHIQTDAEIRTICSAIVYHHMHNQSMVSPIITGGELKALLGLVLNTYLNTKDSHQFRRIKSYKNIIKAEKFIRANYQKDITLQDMAREANLSETYFGNIFKKIIGKSPIDYLTSKRINHAKRLLIETDYNISEVSSLVGYEDSHYFSYIFKQKEGITPSEFLASLSETV
- the icd gene encoding isocitrate dehydrogenase (NADP(+)) — encoded protein: MGNQIRMREGKLCVPDKPIIPFIEGDGTGPDIWRASVRVFNAAVEKAYKGKRKIVWKEIFAGEKAYKKTKEWLPEQTVNAFKKYLVGIKGPLTTPVGGGFKSLNVTLRKLLDLYVCLRPVRWLEGVPSPVKHPEKVDVIIFRENTEDVYAGLELQAYSEDVKKLISFCKDSFGWHIREDSGIGLKPISETGSKRLIRAAIKHAIKNKRKSVTLVHKGNIQKYTEGAFRNWGYELAKDEFSEEVISWNECKGSVPRGKILIKDTIADIFLQQILTRTDEFDVIATMNLNGDYISDAIAAQVGGIGISPGGNINYETGHAIFEATHGTAPKYRGMDKVNPGSLILSGEMMFRYIGWEEAANLITEGISKAILSKKVTYDFERLMNGAKLLKCSEFGDEVIKNMTE